One Ananas comosus cultivar F153 linkage group 23, ASM154086v1, whole genome shotgun sequence genomic window carries:
- the LOC109728121 gene encoding asparagine--tRNA ligase, cytoplasmic 1-like, with product MAEGDESAPPTSEMAEPSLQRTLIKSIVSSSAAAAAEELVGRRVVVGGWVKTGREQGKGTFAFLELNDGSCLANLQVIVDAKVHPLSELVPTGTCVLVEGELKKPPEGTKQRIELRVDKVLALGPVDSKYPLPKTRLTLENLREVVHLRARTNTISAVARIRDELAYGTHTFFRKNGFRYVHTPIITTSDCEGAGEMFQVTTLFSLAEKTEKELKQNPPPSESEVEAAKVLVKEKGEAVAQLKSSKASKEEISASVAELTKAKENLSRLEERFKLKPGIPRKDDGGIAFENDFFKRQAFLTVSGQLQVETYACALGNVYTFGPTFRAENSHTSRHLAEFWMVEPEMAFANLQDDMNYAESYVKFLCQWLLDHCLEDMEFMVKNYDKTAIERLKLVASVPFEHISYTKAVQLLKNVTDKEFENKVEWGIDLASEHERYLTEVIFKKPVIVYNYPKGIKAFYMRLNDDQKTVAAMDVLVPKVGELIGGSQREERIDVLKSRILESGLPLEPYEWYLDLRRYGTVKHCGFGLGFERMIMFATGLDNIRDVIPFPRYPGKADL from the exons ATGGCGGAGGGCGACGAGTCCGCGCCGCCGACGAGCGAGATGGCCGAGCCGTCGCTCCAGCGCACGCTCATCAAGTCGATCGTCtcgtcctccgccgcggcggcggcggaggagttgGTGGGGCGGAGGGTGGTGGTCGGGGGGTGGGTGAAGACGGGGAGGGAGCAGGGGAAGGGCACCTTCGCCTTCCTCGAGCTCAACGACGGGTCGTGCCTCGCCAACCTCCAGGTCATCGTCGACGCCAAGGTCCATCCCCTCTCCGAGCTCGTGCCCACGGGGACCTGCGTCCTCGTCGAGGGCGAGCTCAAGAAGCCACCCGAGGGCACCAAGCAGCGCATCGAGCTCCGCGTCGACAAGGTCCTCGCGCTCGGCCCCGTCGACTCCAAGTACCCGCTCCCCAAGACCCGGCTCACCCTTGAGAACCTCCGCGAGGTCGTACACCTCCGCGCGCGCACCAACACG ATATCTGCAGTTGCTCGGATCAGAGATGAGCTGGCTTATGGCACGCACACATTCTTCAGGAAAAACGGTTTCCGCTATGTGCATACACCTATAATTACAACAAGTGACTGTGAGGGTGCTGGCGAGATGTTTCAAGTTACAACACTTTTTAGCCTTGCTGAAAAGACTGAGAAAGAACTAAAGCAGAATCCTCCACCGTCAGAATCTGAGGTTGAGGCTGCTAAGGTTCTTGTCAAGGAGAAAGGAGAGGCAGTCGCGCAATTAAAATCATCAAAAGCTAGCAAGGAAGAAATTAGTGCCTCTGTTGCTGAACTAACAAAAGCAAAAGAGAATTTATCAAGACTGGAAGAGAGATTTAAGTTGAAACCCGGGATTCCCCGCAAGGATGATGGTGGAATTGCTTTTGAGAATGACTTTTTTAAGCGTCAAGCTTTTCTCACCGTGTCTGGCCAACTTCAGGTCGAGACCTATGCTTGCGCTCTTGGTAATGTTTATACCTTTGGGCCAACTTTTCGGGCTGAGAACTCTCACACATCACGACATTTGGCAGAGTTTTGGATGGTTGAGCCAGAGATGGCCTTTGCTAACCTGCAG GATGATATGAACTATGCAGAAAGCTATGTAAAATTCCTTTGTCAGTGGTTGCTTGACCACTGTCTTGAAGATATGGAGTTTATGGTGAAAAATTATGATAAGACAGCGATTGAGCGCCTGAAGCTGGTTGCGTCAGTGCCTTTCGAGCATATTTCATACACGAAGGCTGTGCAGCTTTTGAAGAATGTCACCGACAAAGAGTTTGAGAACAAGGTTGAATGGGGAATTGACTTAGCATCTGAGCATGAAAG GTACCTGACTGAGGTGATATTTAAGAAGCCAGTCATTGTTTATAACTATCCGAAAGGAATAAAGGCATTTTATATGAGGCTTAATGATGACCAAAAGACTGTGGCTGCGATGGATGTTCTCGTGCCCAAG GTTGGTGAATTGATTGGAGGAAGCcaaagagaagagaggatagatgtTCTTAAGAGCAG AATATTGGAATCTGGGTTGCCTCTAGAGCCGTACGAGTGGTACTTGGACCTGCGCCGCTATGGCACCGTCAAGCACTGCGGATTCGGCTTGGGCTTCGAGCGAATGATTATGTTCGCCACCGGCCTCGACAACATCAGAGACGTCATTCCTTTCCCGAGATATCCAGGGAAGGCCGATCTTTGA